From Manduca sexta isolate Smith_Timp_Sample1 unplaced genomic scaffold, JHU_Msex_v1.0 HiC_scaffold_2956, whole genome shotgun sequence:
TacttgttgtaaatatggtatatgttcttagtaattaaataaagttagtaaaaagatgttattgacatgagtgtttatttcggactaaagagaagtaactatggcaaacaaaatacaattagttctaaaaatagaacatataaaaataataagtcacgacgaaggttacaatctccaacagccgcccttaatcgcagttgtgacagaaacaaaacaaataaaataattaagtttctaaacctaagttaactacacatcgtttgtgtgctagaggtccgagggccttcgttagtacatcagcaggcatatcgttacttttatatattctaacttaacaatattattagataccttttccctaataaagtgaaacctagtatctatatgcttcgtcctgctgtggtgtacaagatttcgaacaagattaatggcactttggctgtcagaagctaagttaactgaacaaagtatacctgttatctcgtatataaaccgacgtaagtaacacgcttccttcgtggcagacgctaatgccatacaTTCTGattcggccgaacttaacgcaacagtaggttgcttcttggattcccatgatactggacctccacttaacttgtaaacataaccggtgtatgaccttctgtcgattggacagtttgcccagtctgcgtcacaaaaaccctttaaaggttctctattcttcctgtaaaccaatgaatagtttagggtaccttttaggtattgcagaatccttttagcagcattccagtgttctttagtaaaacacgtattaaattgacttaaatagctcgtggcgtaagcgatgtctggtcgtgtgtttaccgctagatacatgaggcatcctattaagttttgataaggataagactcaccgacttgaccatccattctttttttcatattctttttaattaatggagtatccacggccttacaatccttcatattaaatttttctaatatagaaagaatataatttagagATCttctaatgaaaaatatctcgaccaatcttctcaaaaattcaaattcttgacagtgtcaaatgtcaaattagatttaaagaagactattatgtcatcaacaaagattcccaatatcataagttctttaccatagagtttggtagtttaattttgtaaatccatttacatggcataaccttttttttaggcttatctactaaattccatgtatggagtttcattaaagaactatattcaccagccatattatggtgccacttatcagcatcatcggcatgagtagcttcgtaatatgtcgtaggttcattagaatctaccattgacgtattgtaagctttataaaaatttgttgcttttctatctctggaagtgtatctgcgctcaggttgcgattcctgttccaaattcgctgtcacttcttccacactaggcagtcTTAAgccactgagagactctcgttcttccagagtcactgactcttttgtactttctagatttactggtaaagttgcttcagccgccgggctgatattctcatcacagtcatagaattgacagtcatgatcaaactcagactcaatctcttttgctcatcaaataacaatatagatttttgactgtgcgacagactcagattgcttctgctttagcgctgtaaagcaattttcaaaaaaggttgcatctctggatataataacttttcgtgggttagcaggatccctaaaaatataagtgcctggattttcagaataaccgacgaaaattgcttcctgtgccttgacatctaatttcttcctgtgacacgaaggtatatggactagagctctacaaccaaacacttttagatggctaagatcaccttttcgtccataccatttgtcataaggaatttgtccacctaaggctcgatgagggaGACCTATtttttaaggtaaatggcaacttggaatgcatcttcccagaatgctttcggtagtgaactttcagctagcaacgttcttgccttttctgtaaccgaacgatgggtgcgttccgctactccaacttgctgaggactataaggcgtcgttgtttgatgttctataccttttgaagcaagataatcaacaaactctttattcacgaactccttacctccatcagtcctaattgctttaattgttttatctaactgattttcaacaaaacattgaaacacacaaaatatatctttgacttctgttttagaagaaataaaataagcaaacacttttcgcgtataatcgtctactattgtcaacatatatctatttccttgaaaagaagttgtagacaccggtcccatcaaatccatatggatcagttccaaagggacgtagccctattaaacgctaaccttttgaaaggttttcttgcttgtttaccttccacgcaagcgatacaactagttttatctactcctgtatactttatacctaccttgtgatttttcagttggttcatgcctatacgacacaaatgtcctaacctcttatgccatatttgataactatcctgacaaccagagtgcacatcttgtgtcaaaaattatccgccacattctcggaaacatttacagtaccatctaaaacgtacagtccaccacaaggcgaggcatgagcaacagattcacctgtaaaattaaaagtatcagatttataaaagttacatccatttttatcaaaaacacaaataaaacccttttcaacagttttatatacagataacaaactagctttcaaatctggtatataagcaacatcactaatattgttgaccacgttctcgggcgtgtttattgaaatatttccaattccgcagcacttaatctgttctccatttgcgacagtaacagtaccttgattctgtatcgagatattctgaaaccagtcccgtctagaagtcatgtgtctagtacaacctgaatctacataaattatgtcctttcttgggtttccagaagtattaagacttgtaaatatcgtatcattggtatttaccgcattgcctttctctttcttgtttctctgtggacagtctggtctcttatgtccaggtgtcttgcactcataacaaactatattcttcttcattgacttaggcttcttcttcgcatgaaaaacagagtctaatgacgtagccacatctttggacatttcattaagcagttttgttttcaccaactctgtagtcacgtctacattgcaattttctaaagccataatgagaggttcataccttggagttagacctcccaaaagtattgcagcaatagacttgtcctctatgactacatcaatatccgcaagatcctgtgcggttgacataactgcgttaatatatagttcaatatttttgaactctgatagactcaacctgtacagtctacgctccaaaaataatcttcgtcctattcccttatcttcaaaggctttttgcaaacaagtccatgcctcagatgcagttttcgcacatcttatatgggttatcgctgcaccttctactgataagcatatctttgctaatgcctttgcgtctttgcgtacctttgtagaggcaggggttgtgtctccatttgggtatccaccgattgtttcccacagatcctcatgcataaggtaattgcgcatcttaaatttccatgtaggatatccatctttattcctcaaacatgaaaatgtaaaagatgagctcgacgacggggaatttttcacactcgaaacatctccagattcatgtgacattttcagactattactatttcctagtcacacaaaaaatatattcaactttattttaccaaaaaacgtgaaaaaatctaagaactaagcgttcgtgctgataacgtgttgtaaatatggtatatgttcttagtaattaaataaagttagtaaaaagatgttattgacatgagtgtttatttcggactaaagagaagtaactatggcaatacaaaatacaattagttctaaaaatagaacatataaaaaataataagtcacgacgaaggttacaatctccaaccaCTTCAActtcgtaaccaggtgtagagcatgggcacgcatgAGAAGCATCAGCTTTTtgtctattattttgtaaactaaatataaataaatattataattgttatttcaaGGCTATTTCCTGTTCGGCACGCAGCTCACACGCCTGCAGATGCAGTGCTTCAGTACCAAAAGAGTCATCATATGCACTCCTGAATGCGATGATACCGGTAAGAACATGGAtcaacatatatacatatatttgtttcCGTCTGttgcttataaatcataaaattatcaaattattatctttatatatcttaacttttttacatgtgttttgttaattatggaatttaaattaaatacagttaaCGTTACGATGTACGTATAGTAGTATTTGATATTTAGGCAACCCGACGTCATCAATCCTAAGTAAGGGGGGCTCCGTggattaaagcaaaaaaaaatactacctGAAATATGAAACTCTATACACTTGGCCACATCCTTTATAAAGCgttacatttattgtttataatcgTATGTAGTTCAAACACGTGAACGACACATTAGTCTTATCATGCAGtcatagcgccatctatgatcATATTATCTAAACCTCACACCTCTCCTAAATAACACGCACACTAATTGTCCAAGACCGGTGCAACACGGAGAAGTGTAGTTGGGAGGTGTGCGAAGGCAAGCTGTGCAAGGAAATGGATGCGTTGGAGCTGCAGCAGACCGACACCAGGCTCGAGCCGGAGCCGTTCCACGCCAAGTATTAGCTTTGCGTTGCGATGCGGTGCGTTGCGATCCGTTGCGATGCGTTGCGATACGTTACGATGCCAGCGTGGTATGCACTTATAGTGTTGCAGTTGAGATGgcagttttatgttattttgcgcctttatattttttattatagtcagTTCCTTTTGATAGTTTAATTTTGCGtgtaattttatagtttgttattataatgtaaagataCCTTTTcgttattagaaatattttggtaaCTATTGTGTTAGTTGTTACACCGCATCGCTTACTCTGTTatgttcttttgttttgttccagGTAGATTTAAGTTATGAAGCTTTTTAGCGTGTTTTAgtcgtctatatttttatttttctcgtcAGTTATTCTTTCTATAAATATGTGATATGCTTTTATAATTTGTGCaacatattgatattattattatttacagtaatTTGAAAACATACATCTCTTTTTAACTGTACCTTTTTCTTTACAGCGGAGAACACAACACCACCTCTATTAGACTCGTCTTTAAGCTCAGAATCGGACTTCTTCATTTGCCAGACACGCACGTGCATACAACCCTCGCACTACTTCCCCTCCACGGCGCAAGATGGCGCCGGCGAGAGCAGCTGCCACTACGGCGCCAAGAAATGCCCCTCAAAAGTAGCACGGGTCAAGAAAACTCAACCCCATTGTCACACAGAGAACGAGAAAGAAGATACTCCCAGTGTAGAAGATGTTGAACTCTTGAGGTCGGAAAGATCGTGTTGGAAGCAAGACCCACCGCCAGAGGAGAAGTGCTGCGGTAAAGAGGTAAAGGCTGTAGTCCACGAGCCAAAGACTTGTTGCAAAAAGAAAGAAGATGATGACAGACAAGAAGTGAGAGAGCAGAGTCCTCAAATAACATGCTGTCATAATAAGAAGACTTCTACTGAGAGTCAAGAGCAGATTGTGAAGTGACTTCGTTTCTGTTTCGTATACAGGGTGATGTGAAATTGATAAGTTTTAAGAAATGATTAGGGCGCTGTCTTTCTCTCTAATGTTTGAATActtgaataatttatgtttgtactttGTGGGTCGTCCGTCCTTATGTAAAAGGCCTTCGGGTGTCTTGTCTTTCTTACGCACATTGCATCAAGTGTAGCCGCGTCCAGAACAAAGAGAATACGTACTATATTAGTTATGTCGATTGCTTTGTGGGCAATGAAGATAGTggattatgtaataatattgatgAGTTTGAGTTTAATGAAAGAAATTGATAAACgcttttagaatataaaatagaaagagTGCTTTATGGTATCGTGACAAGACAATAAATTGTCTATGGAAAGGCTGTGCCCAATATTAAATATGACCGATGATTACTCAATGGATTTTGTGCAAATACGACCTGTTTCAAAAGGGCCTTTAATACAGATAATAATGTAGTGAATGTCTTTGGgtctatttaaataatgttttgcaaTAATAATCTTGCCCTAGCTCGTAGAGGTCTCCGAATGGCGGATGTTCAATGCGCGTTGAGACATTACCATTTTATAGTTATTCACCAATTTTGTTCCATaatcgtaaataaaaatttatacagCCAAAAATATATGGATATCTATAGTATACAACTCGGTTAATACCATTGTCAGGTTcttaaagtttatttgaaaCGCTGTTcgatatttgtttaatatttttaaagcctCACCGAAACACTTTGGTAAAGTGCATTGAACGCCCGCCATTTGACAGTGCCGTTAGAATTACGTAATGTACTTCCCCTGTTCTCCCATATTGATTATATTCCCATATTGATTGTATATTTTGGTTAGTTTGTATAGTACCACATATCATTAGACGTTTAACTTGAAGATGCTATTGTATACTGTCTCTAGTAACTGTCAACTAATAGCAAGTTATTTGCACtctattatttattgcataaatacttttaatgaagataattttaaaactatatattttatttctaagaagCTCTGTATCACAATATCCTAGTAATTAAACCCAGCTGATTAAAATAAGTGAAAGTTACAAATGATaacataataggggaccgtcctgttttgattttgttcattattctatatgtaatggttaataatacgaaaaaaaaacccTCTTGcgaaaactgtattaaaattggttaaaaatgagccagtaattcatatttcaaatattactatgtgccgaagtgggaatatagcttcatctctttctttcgcacgcgtcgtaatgcccgatgacgtcacacgtgggtattgcgcctcttttctgtttttgttacttaccccttctaccgaaattgaaagacttataacttgttgattttttaccggatttaaataattctttctgtgttataatttatataacgtaaatatttgataataataaagaacaaaaatgagtccggtctcCTATACTGACTGCTTTTATTGGCATATTTCGACTGAAATTACAGTTAGATCCAGTATAAGTACTCTGCTATATGAAGttaaaacaatcataatattctAGTCAAGTTTCTACAGTGTTGCAGTTACTAGTTACGGCATACAACCGATTTCAATGAACGGTCCGAATCAATTTCATACAATGGGGAAGActagaccaatcaaaataagtcgtTGGTAAGTGTCAAATAAACTtgattctgattggtccatttttgttGTTAACCCATTACTGTTATGCTAAGCTCATAAGcgatatctcaaaaaaaataatcttgattTGTTTGTCGTCAGTTACCTTAAAGatatacccatccaatgaacttacctaaataccGGTATCTTTtttagaacttattaaaaaaaccttaaagctatctcagttttatatacaaaattatctttACAAACCTTCGTtaatctcgaaataaggtttccctgacatatcgcttttgcgcttagcacggcagcaaAGGCCATTTCAAAAGtcagattatttattgaaatcggccgaTAGACATTACATCTACATTCAAGTCGTTCTTCATGActcattttagttttaaagaCTTGTCATTATTTACATCGAATTTTGTTACCGATAgtgattttagattttttattttatatacgtaaatgtttataataattttagctaTGTTTGTTACAtgtggaatatttaaaaattaaattgttatgatGTTATTGCTAAAAGCATATGTTACGTTGCGTGTTGTTggtaatattgcaataaatgtattttttttatataattctgaTTCATGACATTTATAACATGAGAAGTTTTCAAACTGGATAAgaagttatattattagaatttcttatttataaatagttacgtttattgtaatattacttttatgtaaGAGTTATACGACTGATTTTCGAAAAGTGCGGAATTTAAGAATGTATTTAACAATGGAATTGAGAAATGTATGCTTTTGggtttataataattaggttACACAAATATGACTGCGTTAATTACCAGTATTGTGTGaaactaaatacataatattttgaataaacgtaattattatttctatagttTTAATATCGGAATTTGGAAGAGAATaagagacatttttatttttcttcgaaCTTTCACAATACATACTAtaatagagaaataaaaaaaaatattttcagtactttttatttttataatcattaatataatagaacattaaatgaatattaaaataatggctTACACTAGCTTACAACTAGTTTTGTTGCTATAATCACAATGTATGCGACGGGCGCGGCTGCGTGCGAGATTCGTGGAAGGtgcgatacaaatatttttcagtagaaattataaagtaaattaactaCTTATGGTTAATTATTCATTGCAATATACGTTAAATTTCGTATGCGAATTTTATCATCTTCGAAATAAAATAGCCTGAATACTGGTTAGAGTATATTTCTTTACACTGCAATttctataaaaagtatttgtacTAACACCTCCGGGATTGTAGGGGAAGTATGGCTATAGGTGGGTCGGGTTTCATTGGTGTAGTAAAGTTCGACGCCTAATGTGAATATGAGACTAGGGAAATGCAAAATTCAGATTGTACAGAGTGTTCTCACATTGTTATTGGACACAATTACAAATAGgccacatttttttaaaattatatttaatgtttattaggCGTTTTCAACAAACTAACACAATCTCAATCGTTAATCCGATTCCAAGAATGGACCACTCAAAATTACTCatgtaagcttgtcaaaaaatgctctgttctgattggtctatttttaggaaagatcaaaaaagcgattgggatcggttattaaaaataatagttaatcGCTGAACATGTGTTTTGTTGCCAAACCTATTATTAGATTTACATCATCATTCccaatttttatacaatgaaaataaaaagtctttttaaacaacatattcacattaaaaacaTCCTCTTGTATACCAGCATAGTATGCTCTATAAACTTAACTAATTCAATGTCAGTTACATACActtgtaacatatttttgagTCATGGCACTGACTTATTGCACTTTTTTATACTGGCCGATGGTTTTCGAAACAACAGTTTGATATAATAGGacctaattaattattgaaaactcCATATACCGTCCTTAATTCACAAGATGTAATAAAcagcaaaaactatttttttttgttgctgttatttATCCTAATATCACGCGTCGGATATACTTAGCTAATTTTATAGCATTTAAATAGGATTCTGACTGATTTTTTACAACTCATGTCTAGAGAAAACATGCTAGTCCACCGTTATGGGTAAGATTATAACAGCTTTATCCGGCGCCAGTAACTCTTGTCCTATGATCTAATATTAGATGAATCCTATGATAACAAACGCTGCACCAGCCGCGCCCCAAACTGCGAGGCTTtcgtaaacaattaaaaataactacaattaataaaatgttaaataaatatggccGTCACGCTGGCCAATGGCGGCGTTCGTGttagttttaacaaaataaattcttaatttatcCTTAGCAACACCTAGTTAGAACATTAACTGGAATGAAACTAACAAAACTGGGCGAAACAAATGTTAGGGGACAGGAAGACGTTACCTCCGTACAACGTTAACTGCATAACGAGTTTATATAATGGACTGAGTGTGTCGCATGCAAGTCGGAATGCTTCatctacattttttaattatatggaaTCGAGGTTGACTCAGCTTAATTACATCCGagcaatattcaataaaatcataaaacgtCGATATTGGCACATCTCTAGTTACACCAGGATGAAATTGgaatagtttataatatcaatGACTTTCCTTTGagtgtaaaacaatataaatcattGCTATCGACCTGCATACGACACACTTAATCCGCATTACACCTCAACACACATAAATCTGATGTCATACATAACGATATAACTATCGATATGTATGAAACCAGTGTTGTCCGAACATCGATACTTTTGACTGGGGGCGGTAGGGTTAATATACCAAGGTAGAAAAACTGGTCCACTTGTCACACAGCATCTACTATTACTGGAagtgttcattttattttatagtgatGTACttgttttatcgatatcgattattATCGACCATTTCCCATCTATTCACGGCGTGAATCAGAAACATTGTCCgtattatttttcatgaaaaaGGCGGAGAAATTCGACGATAATATTCGGGAAATGCCAATGTCACATATCGACATCCGTTTCCTAAATCACAGACGCACACAATACacgtatagtaaaaaaataaaattaaccaaaTTACAACATTAACTCCACTTACGTTTAACATTAACATTACGAGtgcaaaatttattcaaaattcttatCGATACGATGGTTTTGTCTTCATATTGGTATCAAATACATAAtagttttacttttcaaatgtAAACTCGACACAAATTTTTATGAACGTTCTGAAGTTACTTACGAGCCCGacgcatttactatttataGAGTCTAAATCGacatagatggcgctaaatTCAAACCTGCCATAAATATAGGCGTCAGCTGCACATGGTTTCGAACAATCTTGTTAAAGAATGCTAGGCCTTAATGACTAGcaatatatttgatttagttGCACAGGTGgcaatttattttcatcaacAATACTCAAAGATATTCTctacaaaatttgttttaaaataccacACCACGCTCTAAAAATAGGGAGAAGATTATAGTTAGAAGGAATCAGACATTATCCTTCCTTGGTTAGCCGTAGTCGGATAAAAAATAGCGAAAGCTTGTAGCCTTGAAGTAAAATCCAAATATCGGAAATAAAAGCTTATATGCTCCTATTCAAATCAACTGAATGATAGAAACgctaaatatgataaaattatagCGAAAATGCGACACTAAAAATTAATGATGAACCAGCTTTTGGTTATAGCAACCTGTAAAGTTAAACAAGGGTTCAGTGCCAAAATCTACTTGCAATTTGATAATAAGGCCCTTATAGTGTACATAAAGAAAAGACAGTTAAAGATAAGCCGTTGGTAGAGCAAGAACGGCCAAGTGCAGGTGCGATTTACAGCCGTTTTTGATagacgatcccaatctcaatcttaaaTCCCATTCCAAGAATTAACCATTTGAAATGTCATTTGTTATCATGGCAAagaaaactttgttctgattggttcattttttaaatagctcgaaaaaataattaggatcgtttttgaaaatggcaattaataatattgttgatttcaTTATAACATTACTAGTTTGTAAGATTTAGAATATTACAGTTCGAATGTGAGATctttaccttatttatttatgagggatatttttcaaacataatatattttctatataagaaCTCGGTTAGGCCATTCTTGCACACACAgctttaatatattaacattatgtATTGTAAATCTTTAAGGTCAACACAGACACGAATCTGCTTATTTGGAATTTAGTTGATTCAAGCCTTTATACTCATACTTTGTTGGTTGTCAAGGAAGCCGTGATCGATGTTATCAAGGGATATTTTTAATTCGCACTTTTCATACGAGTTAAGGATCTTACATAATTACAATGATCGTGtcgaataattttgaaaacactAGTCGCGCAAAATCAACGGATCAAGGACACAAGATCGAATAGAAAAAAAGGCCTATTGGAGGACTGTTTTATTACAGATATATGCCATCAACTAGCAAAGGTTCGAAACCTTGAGATTTCTAATTAGGCAACTGGGAACACTGTGCCCACTGCAAATTAGGCTTTGCTCAAGTCGATACTCGTTGGTTATCTCaacaaccaaaaaaatatacattagcaTAGTCATCTTATGACTTAAATTACTtcggtaaatttaaaatatataaatagttctGTTTACTTAATAGAGTATGTCGAAATTGTATGATCAATGGTTTAATCGATCATGCAATTTGACCTATGACTACAGAAGATTGTGTTAGACTAATTACTTTATGTTCAGTGTTACCAATGTTAAACATGACATAACGAGTTGTTTTAAATTGGCAAAGATAAATAccttttaatactttataaat
This genomic window contains:
- the LOC119188570 gene encoding uncharacterized protein LOC119188570 (The sequence of the model RefSeq protein was modified relative to this genomic sequence to represent the inferred CDS: added 430 bases not found in genome assembly), with product MHMWMWFGYDLGEFLFAGLEVTTRWAFALTWIALFFVALLFEGSKVYLAQVQREALKKLYPHRSDERRTLLCDREQGNMEPTTSRNASTGQVSRWASFKIRTLVNAHQSAVFVVHNVVGYLLMLAVMVYNVHLLLAVVFGMMLGYFLFGTQLTRLQMQCFSTKRVIICTPECDDTAENTTPPLLDSSLSSESDFFICQTRTCIQPSHYFPSTAQDGAGESSCHYGAKKCPSKVARVKKTQPHCHTENEKEDTPSVEDVELLRSERSCWKQDPPPEEKCCGKEVKAVVHEPKTCCKKKEDDDRQEVREQSPQITCCHNKKTSTESQEQIVK